A single region of the Plutella xylostella chromosome 28, ilPluXylo3.1, whole genome shotgun sequence genome encodes:
- the LOC105397106 gene encoding facilitated trehalose transporter Tret1 isoform X1, whose protein sequence is MTDDDGKVVKTSDGTPKTCECVTENKSKQWLTGLVGKLCFSLIADITIFTYGMQTGWMSPSIQVLQGPNSPSGYPLSDYEISWIAGTVTIVAVFFCLGFSVVCDRYGRRMSLVLVAVTQAIGWIIKLISAKPVYLIVSQVFVGIASAGVYTCAPLYIKEISSDSIRGSMASAGIVLQSVGALIMFGIAPHLEYHTVLWLVTWIPVVNVLLLLKIPETPPYLVKRGKIDEARTTIASLVGLEPDSKSVNASVECLTKAQEYFDTLPKISLKRAFADKATRRAFYIGLFVVSLLDFGGNFVISIYASVIIKNSGVTVRPELQALSLPAIMIIGSLVSTVTVEKYGRKPLLISSLIINGLPMTILGILLILPTYGFEIAQWIPVLCVIITVFAYGAGVLPIPYIILMEIFNFEVRAMVFGFYVTYGWFLCFLQTIIFTPISQALGMHVIFFLFSAVNIISAVCCAIWLPETKGKSLEKIQDELCAR, encoded by the exons ATGACTGATGATGACGGAAAAGTTGTGAAAACAAGTGACGGTACACCCAAAACATGTGAATGCGTAACGGAAAATAAGTCGAAACAATGGCTCACAGGATTAGTTGGCAAGTTATGTTTTTCATtgatag CCGACATTACTATATTCACATACGGAATGCAAACAGGTTGGATGTCACCAAGCATACAGGTTCTCCAAGGTCCTAATAGTCCATCTGGGTACCCGTTATCGGATTATGAAATATCGTGGATAGCTGGGACAGTGACTATCGTTgctgttttcttttgtttggGTTTCAGCGTTGTATGTGACAGATATGGAAGAAGAATGAGCCTTGTACTTGTGGCTGTTACGCAGGCG ATAGGATGGATTATCAAGCTCATATCAGCCAAACCAGTGTACCTGATAGTGTCACAGGTCTTCGTTGGCATAGCATCAGCTGGAGTCTACACCTGTGCTCCTCTATACATCAAAGAAATCAGTTCGGACTCAATACGAGGATCAATGGCTAGTGCTGGAATAGTGCTGCAAAGTGTTGGCGCCCTCATCATGTTTGGGATAGCACCTCACTTGGAGTACCATACGGTGTTGTGGCTGGTAACGTGGATACCTGTAGTCAATGTGCTCCTGTTGCTGAAAATACCCGAAACTCCTCCGTATCTGGTGAAGAGAGGGAAAATAGAT GAAGCTAGAACAACCATTGCATCGTTAGTTGGCCTTGAACCAGATAGTAAAAGCGTTAACGCGTCAGTGGAATGCCTTACTAAGGCGCAGGAGTACTTTGATACTCTACCAAAAATATCATTGAAAAGAGCAT TTGCAGACAAAGCCACAAGACGAGCGTTTTACATTGGTCTATTTGTGGTATCCTTGCTTGACTTTGGAGGCAACTTCGTCATATCCATATACGCATCTGTTATCATCAAGAACTCTGGAGTCACAGTTAGACCAGAGCTGCAAGCGCTGTCGCTTCCAGCGATAATGATTATAGGGTCTTTGGTGTCTACCGTCACTGTTGAGAAATATGGACGGAAG CCGTTGCTTATATCAAGTCTTATTATCAACGGGTTACCAATGACAATACTCGGCATACTCCTAATATTGCCCACATATGGGTTTGAGATTGCCCAATGGATTCCAGTATTGTGTGTTATAATTACCGTGTTTGCTTACGGTGCCGGAGTTTTGCCTATACCATACATAATACTGATGGAAATCTTCAACTTTGAA GTTCGTGCCATGGTATTTGGCTTCTACGTTACATACGGCTGGTTTCTCTGCTTCCTACAGACGATTATATTCACACCAATTTCTCAAGCCCTTGGAATGcatgtcatattttttctgttcAGTGCAGTCAATATTATAAGCGCCGTCTGTTGTGCGATCTGGCTGCCTGAGACTAAAGGGAAAAGCTTAGAAAAGATACAAGATGAGTTGTGTGCAAGATAA
- the LOC119692074 gene encoding facilitated trehalose transporter Tret1, with translation MTKKSDGVPNKNSENVKDNKSKQWIMGLIANTTIFTSGVQAGWISPNITLLQGPDSPAGYPLSDLEISLIASAICFSAVFFCMGYSFIADRYGRKLCIIIIASLQALAWIIKLTSANSVCLIISQACVGASGSGVFTICPTYTKEISSDSIRGAMSSVGMLLQSIGILFMYALGAYLDYYTVLYIGLAIPLLNLLFLLKVPESPPHLVKIGKIEEAKNTIAYLTGLDAESKPVQNAIDEMTTAQQQRDKMPKMTIKTAFKDKATRRAFFLGLFMISVLDCGGTFAIFAYASVIIENSGVTMNPELQALSIPTVSILGALVSTVTIEKFGRKPLLITCLTMVGLPMAGLGTILMLQDQGYVVYQWFPIIAITLGVFAYGAGVLPVPYTVMTEIFNYQVRAKFVGFYVTMGWFQCFLQTILFTPISQALGMHTMFFIFSAINLVSAVMCVVWMPETKGKSLHQIQKALCAK, from the exons ATGACTAAAAAGAGTGATGGTGTTCCTAATAAAAACAGTGAAAATGTTAAGgacaataaaagtaaacagTGGATTATGGGATTAATTG CAAACACAACAATATTCACAAGTGGTGTGCAAGCCGGGTGGATATCACCTAACATAACCCTACTTCAAGGACCTGACAGTCCAGCGGGTTATCCGTTATCAGATCTGGAAATATCACTCATAGCTAGTGCCATATGTTTCTCTGCTGTCTTTTTCTGCATGGGATATAGTTTCATAGCTGATAGATATGGCAGGAAATTGTGCATTATCATCATCGCTTCTTTACAAGCT CTAGCATGGATAATAAAGCTAACATCCGCAAACTCCGTATGCCTTATCATTTCACAAGCATGTGTGGGTGCCTCTGGATCCGGCGTTTTCACAATATGTCCAACTTATACTAAGGAGATCAGCTCAGACTCTATAAGAGGAGCAATGAGCAGCGTTGGAATGTTACTTCAAAGTATCGGGATACTGTTCATGTATGCTTTGGGTGCTTATTTGGACTACTACACAGTTTTATACATTGGATTGGCTATACCACTTTTAAATTTGCTGTTCCTATTGAAAGTACCAGAATCTCCACCACATTTGGTAAAAATTGGAAAGATTGAG GAAGCTAAAAACACAATAGCGTATTTAACAGGTCTTGATGCAGAAAGCAAACCTGTCCAAAATGCAATTGATGAAATGACCACAGCACAACAACAACGTGATAAGATGCCTAAAATGACAATAAAAACAGCAT TTAAAGACAAAGCCACGCGCCGCGCCTTTTTTCTCGGTCTATTCATGATATCTGTATTAGACTGTGGTGGAACGTTTGCAATTTTTGCGTACGCTTCAGTGATTATCGAAAATTCTGGGGTGACTATGAATCCGGAGCTGCAAGCTTTGTCCATTCCAACTGTCAGTATCCTAGGTGCCTTGGTATCAACGGTGACTATAGAGAAATTTGGACGTAAG CCTCTTCTAATAACCTGTTTGACGATGGTTGGTCTACCAATGGCGGGTCTTGGCACAATACTGATGTTGCAAGATCAGGGATATGTGGTCTATCAGTGGTTTCCAATTATTGCTATCACTTTGGGCGTATTCGCTTACGGAGCCGGTGTACTGCCAGTTCCGTACACTGTCATGACGGAAATATTTAACTATCAG GTCCGCGCCAAATTCGTCGGTTTCTACGTGACAATGGGCTGGTTCCAGTGCTTCCTTCAGACCATTCTATTCACCCCCATCTCGCAGGCTCTTGGAATGCACACCATGTTCTTTATATTTAGTGCCATCAACCTCGTCAGTGCTGTCATGTGCGTTGTTTGGATGCCAGAGACGAAAGGGAAAAGCTTGCATCAAATACAAAAGGCTCTGTGTGCTAAATGa
- the LOC105397106 gene encoding facilitated trehalose transporter Tret1 isoform X2, with amino-acid sequence MTDDDGKVVKTSDGTPKTCECVTENKSKQWLTGLVADITIFTYGMQTGWMSPSIQVLQGPNSPSGYPLSDYEISWIAGTVTIVAVFFCLGFSVVCDRYGRRMSLVLVAVTQAIGWIIKLISAKPVYLIVSQVFVGIASAGVYTCAPLYIKEISSDSIRGSMASAGIVLQSVGALIMFGIAPHLEYHTVLWLVTWIPVVNVLLLLKIPETPPYLVKRGKIDEARTTIASLVGLEPDSKSVNASVECLTKAQEYFDTLPKISLKRAFADKATRRAFYIGLFVVSLLDFGGNFVISIYASVIIKNSGVTVRPELQALSLPAIMIIGSLVSTVTVEKYGRKPLLISSLIINGLPMTILGILLILPTYGFEIAQWIPVLCVIITVFAYGAGVLPIPYIILMEIFNFEVRAMVFGFYVTYGWFLCFLQTIIFTPISQALGMHVIFFLFSAVNIISAVCCAIWLPETKGKSLEKIQDELCAR; translated from the exons ATGACTGATGATGACGGAAAAGTTGTGAAAACAAGTGACGGTACACCCAAAACATGTGAATGCGTAACGGAAAATAAGTCGAAACAATGGCTCACAGGATTAGTTG CCGACATTACTATATTCACATACGGAATGCAAACAGGTTGGATGTCACCAAGCATACAGGTTCTCCAAGGTCCTAATAGTCCATCTGGGTACCCGTTATCGGATTATGAAATATCGTGGATAGCTGGGACAGTGACTATCGTTgctgttttcttttgtttggGTTTCAGCGTTGTATGTGACAGATATGGAAGAAGAATGAGCCTTGTACTTGTGGCTGTTACGCAGGCG ATAGGATGGATTATCAAGCTCATATCAGCCAAACCAGTGTACCTGATAGTGTCACAGGTCTTCGTTGGCATAGCATCAGCTGGAGTCTACACCTGTGCTCCTCTATACATCAAAGAAATCAGTTCGGACTCAATACGAGGATCAATGGCTAGTGCTGGAATAGTGCTGCAAAGTGTTGGCGCCCTCATCATGTTTGGGATAGCACCTCACTTGGAGTACCATACGGTGTTGTGGCTGGTAACGTGGATACCTGTAGTCAATGTGCTCCTGTTGCTGAAAATACCCGAAACTCCTCCGTATCTGGTGAAGAGAGGGAAAATAGAT GAAGCTAGAACAACCATTGCATCGTTAGTTGGCCTTGAACCAGATAGTAAAAGCGTTAACGCGTCAGTGGAATGCCTTACTAAGGCGCAGGAGTACTTTGATACTCTACCAAAAATATCATTGAAAAGAGCAT TTGCAGACAAAGCCACAAGACGAGCGTTTTACATTGGTCTATTTGTGGTATCCTTGCTTGACTTTGGAGGCAACTTCGTCATATCCATATACGCATCTGTTATCATCAAGAACTCTGGAGTCACAGTTAGACCAGAGCTGCAAGCGCTGTCGCTTCCAGCGATAATGATTATAGGGTCTTTGGTGTCTACCGTCACTGTTGAGAAATATGGACGGAAG CCGTTGCTTATATCAAGTCTTATTATCAACGGGTTACCAATGACAATACTCGGCATACTCCTAATATTGCCCACATATGGGTTTGAGATTGCCCAATGGATTCCAGTATTGTGTGTTATAATTACCGTGTTTGCTTACGGTGCCGGAGTTTTGCCTATACCATACATAATACTGATGGAAATCTTCAACTTTGAA GTTCGTGCCATGGTATTTGGCTTCTACGTTACATACGGCTGGTTTCTCTGCTTCCTACAGACGATTATATTCACACCAATTTCTCAAGCCCTTGGAATGcatgtcatattttttctgttcAGTGCAGTCAATATTATAAGCGCCGTCTGTTGTGCGATCTGGCTGCCTGAGACTAAAGGGAAAAGCTTAGAAAAGATACAAGATGAGTTGTGTGCAAGATAA